Proteins from a single region of Runella sp. SP2:
- a CDS encoding glycerol kinase GlpK, translated as MKDSILTPPLGGGGLILSIDQGTSSTKTLIFDAAGNAVARASEPLKTHYFGEGFAEQDPEEIYQNVLTSVRKCVAEFISKGGEPSEIQSVGISNQRETFVLWDENGQPLHNAVIWQCKRSVQVCESLKNKGLEEDVRAKTGLIIDPYFSGTKVMWLNKNVEIVKTAIIEGRAHFGTVDTWLLFKLTQGRQFLTDYTNASRTLFFNLDTLAWDAELLEAFGLANLRLPEAKPSAFAFGSSDFEGLFDTPVAITAMIGDSHAAAFGEGCFSSGTAKATLGTGCSILMNVGSERKNSTQGMMTTVCWSVEGRVDYALEGVIVTCGATIEWLKNELGLIQDSRETEAMARAVENNGGVYLVPAFSGLGAPHWNMKRKASITGLTFGSSKNHIVRAALESIPYQIKDIISAMESDTEVDLKELMVDGGMTSNGFVVQFLADLLAKPVATIGLADVSALGAAYLSGLGSGLWASIEEIAQLHSNKTYLEPNFDNLTIVGDYEGWLTNVKMQ; from the coding sequence ATGAAAGATAGTATATTAACTCCCCCATTGGGGGGTGGGGGGCTTATTCTCTCCATCGACCAAGGCACGAGTAGTACCAAAACGTTGATTTTTGACGCAGCAGGAAACGCCGTTGCACGGGCGTCAGAACCATTAAAAACGCATTATTTTGGCGAAGGTTTTGCTGAGCAAGACCCCGAAGAAATCTATCAAAACGTGCTCACTTCAGTGCGGAAGTGCGTGGCGGAGTTTATATCAAAAGGGGGCGAACCGTCTGAGATTCAGTCGGTGGGCATTTCAAACCAACGCGAAACGTTTGTGCTTTGGGATGAAAACGGACAGCCGCTGCATAATGCCGTGATATGGCAATGTAAACGCTCCGTGCAAGTTTGTGAATCACTGAAAAACAAAGGGTTAGAAGAAGATGTGCGCGCGAAAACGGGGTTGATTATTGACCCTTATTTTTCGGGAACAAAAGTAATGTGGCTCAACAAAAACGTGGAAATCGTCAAAACCGCTATCATCGAAGGGCGTGCGCATTTTGGAACGGTCGATACGTGGCTGTTGTTCAAACTCACCCAAGGGCGACAGTTTTTGACGGATTATACCAATGCTTCTCGCACGTTATTTTTTAACTTAGATACCCTTGCGTGGGATGCCGAGCTGCTGGAAGCATTTGGACTTGCTAACCTCCGTTTGCCCGAAGCTAAACCCTCGGCATTTGCGTTCGGTAGCTCCGATTTTGAAGGACTTTTCGACACTCCCGTAGCCATTACCGCCATGATAGGCGACAGCCACGCGGCGGCGTTCGGGGAAGGTTGTTTTTCATCGGGGACGGCCAAAGCTACCTTGGGAACAGGCTGTTCGATTTTGATGAACGTGGGCAGCGAGCGTAAAAACTCGACCCAAGGAATGATGACGACGGTTTGTTGGAGCGTAGAAGGACGAGTAGATTATGCCTTAGAAGGCGTTATTGTAACGTGCGGTGCAACCATCGAATGGCTCAAAAACGAACTGGGATTGATACAAGACAGTCGCGAAACTGAGGCCATGGCACGGGCGGTAGAAAACAACGGCGGGGTGTATCTTGTGCCAGCGTTTAGCGGTTTGGGCGCTCCCCATTGGAACATGAAACGCAAAGCGTCGATTACGGGCTTGACGTTTGGGAGTTCCAAAAACCACATCGTTCGGGCGGCGTTGGAGTCGATTCCGTACCAAATTAAGGACATTATTTCGGCGATGGAATCGGATACCGAAGTTGATTTAAAAGAGTTGATGGTGGACGGAGGAATGACTTCCAACGGTTTTGTGGTTCAATTTTTGGCCGATTTGTTGGCAAAACCCGTCGCTACCATCGGTCTTGCCGACGTTTCGGCCTTGGGAGCAGCCTATTTGTCGGGCCTTGGGAGTGGGCTTTGGGCGTCGATAGAGGAAATTGCGCAGTTGCACAGCAATAAAACGTACCTTGAACCCAATTTTGATAATCTTACCATTGTAGGGGATTATGAAGGTTGGTTGACCAACGTAAAAATGCAATGA
- a CDS encoding GxxExxY protein: MKRRLSQIMVEDGKHKELTEQIIKAFYKVYNELGHGFLEKVYQNSLYIELKRMGLNVEPQKQIKVYYQGFEVGEYYPDMIVNESVILELKAAEAIVVEFENQVLNYLRTTNIEVGLLLNFGVKPEVRRKVFANTNKKLKSA; the protein is encoded by the coding sequence ATGAAACGCAGATTGTCGCAGATTATGGTTGAGGACGGCAAACATAAGGAGTTGACAGAACAAATCATTAAGGCTTTTTACAAGGTTTATAACGAGTTGGGACATGGTTTTTTAGAAAAAGTCTATCAAAACTCGCTGTACATCGAATTAAAAAGGATGGGACTTAATGTAGAACCTCAGAAGCAAATAAAAGTATATTACCAGGGCTTTGAGGTAGGGGAATATTATCCAGATATGATTGTAAATGAATCTGTTATACTTGAATTAAAGGCGGCGGAAGCTATTGTTGTAGAATTTGAAAATCAAGTACTTAATTATTTAAGAACTACTAATATAGAAGTTGGTTTGCTTTTGAATTTTGGGGTAAAGCCCGAAGTGAGGCGAAAAGTATTTGCTAATACAAACAAGAAATTAAAATCAGCGTAA
- a CDS encoding transketolase, protein MENLKEKSREYRRNILKYIYKAKAGHTGGSLSCIDILNVLYNEVLNVSPETFTSPDRDRYIQSKGHCVEALFVVLADKGFFPESDLETLCKYQSHYIGHPTRKVNGVEQNTGALGHGLPMSAGVALAAKMDNRDYRVFTLMGDGELPEGSNWEAALTAAHYKLDNLCAIVDLNGLQITGPTKDVCNTEPLDKKFESFGWAVRHVDGNDVVALKEAFDALPFEKGKPSVIIAHTVKGKGVSFMENDLKWHHGVPTEEQYKIAMQELSTAP, encoded by the coding sequence ATGGAAAATCTTAAAGAAAAATCACGAGAATACCGCCGTAACATCCTCAAATACATTTACAAAGCCAAGGCGGGGCATACGGGAGGGTCGTTGTCGTGCATTGATATTCTCAATGTGTTGTACAACGAAGTGCTCAATGTTTCGCCCGAAACGTTCACTTCGCCCGACCGCGACCGCTATATTCAGAGCAAAGGGCACTGTGTGGAAGCGTTGTTTGTGGTGCTGGCCGATAAAGGTTTTTTCCCAGAGTCCGACCTTGAAACGCTTTGTAAATACCAGTCGCACTATATTGGACATCCTACGCGAAAAGTAAATGGAGTGGAGCAAAATACGGGGGCGTTGGGGCATGGCCTTCCGATGAGTGCGGGTGTGGCTTTGGCGGCAAAAATGGATAACCGCGATTATCGCGTCTTTACATTGATGGGCGACGGCGAGCTACCCGAAGGCTCCAACTGGGAAGCGGCACTTACCGCAGCGCATTATAAATTGGATAACCTCTGTGCGATTGTGGATTTGAACGGTTTGCAAATTACGGGGCCGACCAAAGACGTGTGTAATACCGAACCTTTGGACAAAAAATTTGAGAGCTTTGGCTGGGCGGTGCGCCATGTGGACGGCAACGATGTGGTTGCCCTAAAAGAAGCTTTTGACGCTTTGCCATTTGAAAAGGGAAAGCCGAGCGTGATTATTGCCCATACGGTGAAAGGCAAAGGAGTGAGTTTTATGGAAAATGACCTTAAATGGCACCACGGCGTCCCAACCGAAGAGCAATATAAAATAGCGATGCAGGAACTAAGCACAGCCCCCTAA
- a CDS encoding DUF1593 domain-containing protein, translating into MKRLLLFLTLSLTLQLYAQSPEKRRVLVLTDIENEPDDTESMVRFLVYSNQWDIEGIVATTSVHQRERVAPESIRKIVNAYDKVRSNLLLHEKGFPETSYLLSIIKSGLPKFGMEAIGEGKDSEGSEWIIRQADKADPRPLWIPVWGGANCLAQALWKVKMTRTPDEVAKFVAKLRVYTISDQDDTGPWIRKNFPQLFYIASPGFHANGAYHYSTWTGISGDKFHGRFSGGNFSIVDNPWLEQHIRKNHGPLGEEYPAVKFLMEGDTPTFLYLMENGLSDPEHPNWGNWGGRYEFYTPRTQKWFYEPETRPMWADAVDEVLGADSVYHTGNQATIWRWREAYQYDFAARMDWCVKPYKEANHPPVAKLGHANLLKAKSGEKVQLSAQGSTDPDGNSLRYDWMYYAEPGTYGNKNGIQLTDRKKAETSFVAPKVTQPETIHIVLAVTDNGTPALTRYQRVIVTVFP; encoded by the coding sequence ATGAAACGCCTTTTGTTATTTCTAACCCTGTCGCTTACTCTGCAACTCTACGCTCAATCACCCGAAAAAAGGCGTGTATTGGTGCTGACCGACATCGAAAACGAACCCGACGACACTGAGTCGATGGTGCGGTTTTTGGTTTATTCCAATCAATGGGACATTGAGGGCATCGTCGCCACGACCTCCGTTCATCAGCGCGAACGTGTCGCTCCCGAAAGCATTCGGAAGATTGTCAATGCCTACGACAAAGTGCGTAGCAACCTGCTTTTGCACGAAAAAGGTTTTCCCGAAACCAGCTATTTGTTGAGCATTATCAAATCAGGCCTGCCTAAATTTGGCATGGAAGCCATTGGCGAAGGGAAAGATTCGGAAGGCTCCGAATGGATTATTCGTCAGGCCGATAAAGCCGATCCGCGCCCGTTGTGGATACCCGTTTGGGGCGGTGCCAATTGCCTCGCGCAAGCCCTTTGGAAAGTAAAAATGACCCGCACGCCCGACGAAGTGGCTAAGTTTGTGGCCAAACTTCGGGTTTATACCATTTCCGACCAAGACGACACGGGGCCGTGGATTCGCAAAAACTTCCCGCAGTTGTTTTACATCGCGAGTCCAGGGTTTCACGCCAACGGAGCGTACCACTATTCTACGTGGACGGGCATCAGCGGCGATAAATTTCACGGACGTTTTTCAGGAGGTAACTTTAGCATTGTTGATAATCCCTGGTTGGAGCAACACATCCGCAAAAACCACGGGCCGTTGGGCGAGGAATACCCTGCCGTGAAGTTTTTGATGGAAGGCGATACCCCTACGTTTTTATACTTAATGGAAAACGGCCTAAGCGACCCCGAGCATCCCAATTGGGGCAACTGGGGCGGGCGTTATGAGTTTTATACCCCACGTACCCAAAAATGGTTTTACGAACCCGAAACCCGCCCGATGTGGGCCGATGCCGTGGACGAAGTGTTGGGCGCTGATAGCGTTTACCATACAGGAAATCAAGCCACGATTTGGCGCTGGCGCGAGGCGTATCAGTACGATTTTGCGGCCCGAATGGACTGGTGCGTAAAGCCTTACAAAGAAGCAAATCACCCGCCCGTGGCGAAATTGGGCCATGCCAACTTGCTCAAAGCAAAAAGTGGCGAAAAAGTACAATTGAGCGCCCAAGGCAGCACCGACCCCGACGGCAATAGTTTGCGTTATGATTGGATGTATTATGCCGAACCTGGCACGTACGGAAACAAAAATGGCATTCAGCTCACCGACCGCAAGAAAGCGGAGACATCGTTTGTCGCTCCCAAAGTGACCCAACCCGAAACTATCCATATTGTGTTGGCTGTCACTGATAATGGCACGCCTGCCCTGACGCGTTATCAACGGGTAATTGTGACTGTTTTTCCTTAA
- a CDS encoding ABC transporter permease, which yields MQTTLETQKQRLSKLQPLIALFVLCLIIGLLSDKFFTVSNFWNVLRQISVNICLSVGMTLVVLMAGIDLSVGSVLALCGAITAGLFKMGIELHSQNLYIGFTLLGASLAGVLTGALLGFFNGFVITRFKVPSFVATLAMLTVARGLTMLWTKGFPISGLGEQFAYMGTGWFLGVPVPVWISAGVVALAVFLSDKTKLGRYIYAIGGNENASLLSGININKVKIIVYTIAGGLAAVGGLMVTSRLDSAQPNAGTGYELDSIAAVVIGGTSLSGGKGSIWGTVLGAIIIGVLNNGLVLLNVSPFWQQVVKGFVILLAVIIDKANSKNER from the coding sequence ATGCAAACGACCCTTGAAACTCAAAAACAGCGTTTATCCAAGCTACAACCCCTGATTGCACTCTTTGTGTTGTGCCTCATCATCGGGTTGTTGTCCGACAAATTTTTTACAGTTTCTAATTTTTGGAACGTCCTTCGCCAAATCTCCGTCAACATTTGCTTGTCGGTGGGCATGACCCTCGTGGTGCTAATGGCAGGAATTGACCTGTCGGTGGGTTCGGTTTTGGCCTTGTGCGGGGCGATTACAGCGGGTTTGTTTAAAATGGGCATCGAACTGCATTCTCAAAATCTTTACATTGGATTCACACTTTTGGGGGCTTCGTTAGCGGGAGTTCTGACGGGCGCGTTGTTAGGGTTTTTCAACGGTTTTGTCATTACCCGCTTCAAAGTCCCCTCTTTTGTGGCTACGTTGGCCATGTTGACCGTCGCTCGCGGTCTTACCATGCTTTGGACCAAAGGCTTTCCCATCAGTGGCTTGGGCGAGCAGTTTGCCTACATGGGAACGGGCTGGTTTTTAGGTGTCCCCGTTCCTGTTTGGATCAGCGCGGGGGTGGTGGCGTTGGCGGTTTTTTTATCGGACAAAACCAAGTTAGGACGCTACATCTACGCCATCGGCGGCAACGAAAATGCTTCGCTTTTGTCGGGAATTAACATTAATAAAGTCAAAATCATTGTTTATACCATTGCGGGAGGGCTAGCGGCGGTAGGCGGACTCATGGTAACTTCGCGCCTCGATTCGGCTCAACCCAACGCAGGAACGGGCTACGAACTGGACTCAATTGCGGCGGTGGTCATTGGCGGCACATCGCTTTCGGGCGGAAAAGGAAGCATTTGGGGAACGGTGCTGGGCGCTATCATTATCGGTGTGTTGAACAACGGATTGGTGTTGCTCAACGTCTCACCTTTTTGGCAGCAGGTGGTCAAAGGCTTCGTGATTTTGTTGGCCGTCATTATTGATAAAGCAAATTCCAAAAATGAAAGATAG
- a CDS encoding transketolase family protein, which yields MGNEILKAPIGGTGAANQDVFSATLQELAATDRNIVVVTSDSRGSGKLVPFGKKYPAQIVEVGIAEQNLVGMAAGLASAGKKVFAVSPACFLTARALEQIKNDVAYSNNPVKLIGISAGVSYGALGSTHHSLHDFAVLRAIHNMTIVVPADSFETTQAVQQVAASEQPYYLRFGKKPMPLLDETGETTFQIGKGRVIRRGSDVAIIANGETVFPALQAARKLATENGIEATVVSMHTIKPLDEKLLSELALECKAILTVEEHSVNGGLGEACASWLLKNRYHKPFDILGIPDEYTVTGSQVEILNHYGISESGIASRVKTLLNTLT from the coding sequence ATGGGTAATGAAATACTAAAAGCCCCCATTGGGGGTACGGGGGCTGCCAATCAAGACGTGTTTTCCGCAACACTCCAAGAATTGGCCGCGACCGACCGCAACATCGTGGTCGTTACCAGCGATTCGCGCGGTTCGGGGAAATTGGTGCCGTTTGGTAAAAAATACCCCGCGCAAATTGTCGAAGTAGGGATTGCCGAACAAAACTTAGTAGGCATGGCAGCGGGATTGGCCTCGGCAGGAAAAAAAGTATTTGCCGTGTCTCCTGCTTGTTTTTTAACCGCACGAGCGCTGGAACAAATCAAAAACGACGTGGCCTACTCCAATAACCCCGTGAAACTCATCGGAATCAGCGCGGGAGTGAGTTACGGAGCGTTGGGTTCGACGCACCATAGTTTGCACGATTTTGCAGTGCTTCGTGCCATTCATAACATGACGATTGTTGTCCCCGCCGATAGCTTTGAAACCACTCAGGCAGTACAGCAAGTAGCCGCATCGGAGCAGCCGTATTACCTGCGTTTTGGCAAGAAACCCATGCCTTTGTTGGACGAGACAGGCGAAACAACTTTCCAAATCGGCAAAGGACGCGTAATTCGACGGGGGAGCGACGTGGCCATTATTGCCAATGGCGAAACGGTGTTTCCCGCCCTGCAAGCCGCCCGAAAATTAGCGACTGAAAATGGAATCGAAGCCACGGTAGTAAGTATGCACACCATCAAGCCTTTGGATGAAAAATTATTGTCCGAACTTGCTCTTGAATGTAAAGCCATCCTGACCGTAGAAGAACATAGCGTGAATGGAGGTTTGGGTGAAGCGTGCGCGTCGTGGTTGCTGAAAAATCGTTACCACAAACCGTTTGATATTCTCGGCATCCCCGACGAATACACCGTTACGGGCTCACAAGTGGAAATTTTGAATCATTACGGAATTTCGGAAAGTGGGATTGCCTCACGAGTAAAAACACTCCTAAACACCTTGACATGA
- a CDS encoding GntR family transcriptional regulator, protein MKKRPLTELISVDCHSATPKYLQVANSILTAISKGELEKDEILPSINELSFESDISRDTAEKGYKYLKKIGMLDSVPGKGYFVKSTVIHPHPKIFLLVNKLNAHKKLIYDALVSSLGERVTIDFYIYNNDFNYFKKLLQTNSHDYTHYVIIPHFTEGGEKAHEVINDTIPREKVIVVDKPISGIKGKYGSVCQNFEKDIYNALEQALEALSKYQKINIIFPQESHHPKEILEGLSLFCHQYSFDFEVISGIVNEPIRAGEVYISITENDLIVLVEKALASKLKVGQEVGIISYNETPLKRIILDGITTISADFELMGQKTAELILNNSKEYIEVPFYLTLRASL, encoded by the coding sequence ATGAAAAAAAGACCTTTAACCGAACTCATTTCCGTAGATTGTCACTCGGCAACGCCTAAATATTTACAAGTAGCCAATTCCATTTTGACAGCTATTAGCAAAGGTGAATTGGAAAAGGACGAGATTTTGCCTTCAATCAACGAGCTGAGTTTTGAATCGGATATTTCGCGCGATACGGCCGAAAAAGGGTACAAGTACCTCAAAAAAATTGGGATGCTTGACTCCGTTCCTGGCAAAGGATATTTTGTCAAAAGCACGGTGATTCATCCGCATCCAAAGATTTTTTTGTTGGTCAATAAACTGAACGCGCACAAAAAACTGATTTACGATGCCTTGGTGTCGTCGTTGGGAGAGCGCGTTACGATTGATTTTTACATTTATAACAACGACTTCAATTATTTCAAAAAACTCCTCCAAACTAATAGCCACGACTACACGCATTACGTCATCATTCCGCACTTTACGGAGGGGGGAGAGAAAGCCCACGAAGTCATCAATGATACCATTCCGCGCGAGAAGGTGATTGTTGTAGATAAGCCGATTTCGGGAATAAAGGGGAAGTACGGTTCGGTGTGCCAAAACTTTGAAAAGGATATTTACAACGCCCTCGAACAAGCGTTAGAAGCCTTGTCGAAGTACCAAAAAATCAACATTATTTTCCCACAAGAATCCCACCATCCCAAAGAAATATTGGAAGGCTTGTCGCTGTTTTGCCATCAGTATTCCTTTGATTTTGAGGTAATAAGCGGTATTGTGAATGAGCCGATTCGGGCGGGAGAAGTGTATATCAGTATTACCGAGAACGACCTGATTGTGCTGGTTGAGAAGGCGTTGGCCTCCAAGCTAAAAGTAGGGCAAGAGGTGGGCATCATTTCTTACAACGAGACCCCCCTCAAGCGCATTATCCTCGACGGAATTACGACCATTTCGGCCGATTTTGAGTTGATGGGACAAAAAACCGCTGAGCTGATTCTCAACAATTCCAAGGAATACATTGAGGTGCCGTTTTATCTCACACTCAGGGCTTCCTTGTGA
- a CDS encoding D-ribose ABC transporter substrate-binding protein, whose amino-acid sequence MFHQKKITSVIQQVSLRVTPCQTPRNSVSEKSTAWLMLRLGGFFLFLLLVGCSEKKDSNAPKKMAIIISTLNNPWFVFLADNAAAKAKELGYETKIFDSQNNTALESDHFENALVSGYSAVLFNPTDAEGSVVNVRKAKAAGVPVFCMDREINATDAATSQILSDSYSGCVELAKLFVQQTNKKGTYVELLGLVGDNNTWARSQGFHSVVDNYPSLKMVAQQSADFDRNKAMDVMESILQANPNIDAVFCGNDAMAMGAYQALAAAGKASKVKVFGFDGADDVVSAIKDGKIVATGMQFPKVMAQTAAIYADEYLKGKREFAQKLPVAVELVTKKNIENYAAFGKKEQ is encoded by the coding sequence ATGTTTCATCAGAAAAAAATAACGAGCGTCATCCAGCAAGTAAGCCTCCGTGTTACTCCGTGCCAAACTCCGAGAAACTCTGTGTCCGAAAAAAGTACTGCATGGCTTATGCTTCGATTAGGGGGCTTTTTTCTGTTTCTGCTACTTGTGGGTTGTTCGGAGAAAAAAGATTCAAACGCCCCGAAAAAGATGGCGATTATCATTTCGACCCTCAACAATCCTTGGTTTGTGTTTTTGGCCGACAATGCCGCCGCCAAAGCCAAAGAATTGGGCTACGAAACCAAAATTTTTGATTCTCAAAACAACACGGCGTTAGAATCCGACCACTTTGAAAATGCGTTGGTGTCGGGGTACAGTGCCGTTTTGTTTAACCCCACGGATGCCGAAGGCTCGGTCGTAAATGTGCGCAAAGCCAAAGCCGCGGGCGTTCCTGTGTTTTGTATGGATCGTGAAATCAACGCCACCGATGCCGCTACATCACAAATTTTGTCGGATAGCTATTCGGGCTGTGTAGAATTGGCCAAGCTTTTTGTGCAACAAACCAATAAAAAAGGCACGTACGTCGAGCTGCTTGGACTGGTGGGCGACAACAATACGTGGGCGCGTTCACAAGGGTTTCACAGCGTGGTTGACAACTATCCAAGCCTCAAAATGGTGGCGCAACAAAGTGCCGATTTTGACCGAAATAAAGCCATGGACGTCATGGAGTCGATTTTACAGGCGAATCCCAACATTGACGCCGTTTTTTGTGGCAACGACGCCATGGCGATGGGAGCCTACCAAGCCCTTGCGGCAGCGGGAAAAGCCAGCAAAGTAAAAGTATTTGGCTTTGACGGGGCCGATGACGTGGTTTCGGCCATTAAGGACGGAAAAATCGTGGCGACGGGGATGCAGTTTCCGAAAGTAATGGCCCAAACGGCTGCCATTTATGCCGACGAATATTTGAAAGGCAAACGTGAATTTGCCCAAAAACTACCCGTAGCTGTGGAATTAGTCACCAAAAAGAACATCGAAAACTATGCCGCTTTTGGAAAAAAAGAACAATAA
- a CDS encoding sugar ABC transporter ATP-binding protein yields MLVAENITKRFSGVTALDNVCLELHEGKVNAILGENGAGKSTLMKILSGVYPTYEGQLLWNGRPVRFSSTKEAQEAGIAIIHQELNLIPYLSITENIFLGQEIETIWGTLDKKKMRQTTTELLQKLKLDVAPETKINELKVGQQQLVEIAKALLLNPQVIIMDEPTSAITDQEVETLFDIINELKQENKTIAYISHKLDELFRIADRYIVLRDGKSIESGEMAGMNHDQLIQKMVGREIFVHQKPPLSVSQDELLGVQDFSLKRAAKRPERVLDNLSFTLKRGEILGIFGLMGAGRTELFEALFGLYPSLTTGTVRIEGKEVKITSPVESVKAGLALVPEDRKRDGIVPIMNVQQNISLASLAYHVEKNGVLNTQAETQLATKYIQELGIKTSSSGQLIKNLSGGNQQKAILGKWLATHPKILLLDEPTRGIDVHAKSEIYKLILQLAASGLGILMVSSELPEIFAVSDRVLVLSEGTLTLETSIENATEDKLLKAAISKK; encoded by the coding sequence ATGTTAGTTGCCGAAAACATTACCAAGCGATTTTCGGGCGTCACGGCCCTCGACAACGTTTGCCTCGAACTCCACGAGGGCAAAGTCAATGCTATTTTGGGGGAAAATGGCGCGGGAAAGTCCACGTTGATGAAAATCCTTTCGGGCGTCTATCCAACCTATGAAGGGCAACTTCTGTGGAACGGACGTCCCGTTCGCTTTTCAAGTACCAAAGAAGCCCAAGAAGCAGGAATCGCCATCATTCACCAAGAACTTAACCTGATTCCGTACCTGAGCATCACGGAAAACATTTTTTTGGGACAAGAAATTGAGACGATTTGGGGGACGTTGGACAAGAAAAAAATGCGCCAGACGACCACGGAGTTGCTCCAAAAACTCAAACTCGACGTTGCTCCTGAAACAAAAATTAATGAGTTGAAAGTAGGGCAACAGCAATTGGTTGAAATTGCCAAAGCGCTCTTGCTCAACCCTCAAGTGATTATCATGGACGAACCCACCTCGGCCATTACCGACCAAGAAGTGGAGACGTTGTTTGACATCATCAATGAGTTGAAGCAAGAAAATAAAACCATTGCCTACATTTCGCACAAGCTCGACGAGCTGTTTCGGATTGCTGACCGCTACATTGTGCTGCGCGATGGTAAGTCGATTGAGTCGGGCGAAATGGCAGGGATGAACCACGATCAATTGATTCAAAAAATGGTAGGGAGGGAGATTTTTGTGCATCAAAAACCTCCGTTGTCGGTGTCTCAAGATGAGTTGTTGGGTGTACAAGATTTTTCGCTCAAGCGCGCAGCTAAACGCCCTGAACGGGTGCTTGATAACCTGTCGTTTACGCTCAAACGGGGCGAAATTTTGGGCATTTTTGGCTTGATGGGAGCGGGGAGAACGGAGCTTTTTGAGGCACTTTTTGGCCTATATCCTTCCTTGACCACGGGTACGGTGCGAATTGAGGGCAAAGAAGTAAAAATTACCTCGCCCGTTGAGTCCGTAAAAGCAGGATTGGCGTTGGTACCCGAAGACCGAAAACGAGACGGCATTGTGCCCATCATGAACGTACAGCAAAACATCAGCTTGGCGTCGTTGGCATACCATGTCGAGAAAAATGGCGTACTGAACACCCAAGCCGAGACGCAATTGGCGACCAAGTATATTCAAGAATTAGGAATAAAAACCTCGTCGTCGGGGCAATTGATTAAAAACCTCAGCGGCGGAAACCAACAGAAGGCGATTTTGGGAAAATGGTTGGCCACGCATCCCAAAATTTTGCTTCTCGACGAGCCCACGCGCGGCATTGACGTACACGCCAAAAGCGAGATTTATAAGTTGATACTTCAGTTGGCGGCGTCGGGATTGGGGATTTTGATGGTTTCCTCTGAACTCCCCGAAATTTTTGCGGTTTCGGACCGCGTTTTAGTGCTGTCAGAAGGAACATTGACTCTGGAAACGTCCATCGAAAACGCCACCGAAGACAAACTTTTAAAAGCAGCCATTTCGAAGAAATAA
- a CDS encoding DUF2291 domain-containing protein has product MEKKNNKTSVWLKYGIGSVVLLLLAYNSVYFRKLDEVKAEASGKFDAAAFAKTFLEKQLTPKLATAPDIDELTTLLSTDKNKAFDTYSHATAIGNIRYFLVKGQGTITKINENDLTIQTPKQQLTLAMEFIYGNALRDASGEFDITKFTKTADINNVSSELNKLIRASVVFPFRPKAKVGDTVQFAGAIALNKEHLNLAEIEVVPASLK; this is encoded by the coding sequence TTGGAAAAAAAGAACAATAAAACTTCTGTCTGGCTCAAGTACGGAATTGGGAGCGTAGTGTTGCTACTTTTGGCATACAATTCGGTGTATTTTAGGAAGTTGGACGAAGTGAAAGCCGAGGCTTCGGGGAAGTTTGATGCCGCCGCTTTTGCCAAAACTTTTTTGGAAAAACAGCTTACGCCAAAACTGGCTACCGCTCCTGATATTGACGAACTCACAACCTTGCTTTCGACCGATAAAAACAAGGCGTTTGATACTTATTCGCACGCGACGGCGATTGGTAACATCCGTTATTTTTTGGTGAAAGGTCAAGGAACCATTACCAAAATCAACGAAAACGACCTGACGATTCAGACCCCAAAACAGCAGTTGACGCTTGCCATGGAGTTTATTTACGGCAATGCTTTGCGGGATGCCTCTGGGGAGTTTGACATTACAAAATTTACCAAAACGGCCGACATCAACAACGTCTCGTCCGAACTCAATAAACTCATTCGGGCGTCGGTGGTATTTCCGTTTCGTCCCAAAGCCAAAGTAGGGGATACCGTACAGTTTGCGGGAGCGATTGCACTCAATAAAGAACACCTGAATTTGGCTGAGATTGAAGTTGTCCCTGCGTCGTTAAAATAA